A window from Leguminivora glycinivorella isolate SPB_JAAS2020 chromosome 16, LegGlyc_1.1, whole genome shotgun sequence encodes these proteins:
- the LOC125234433 gene encoding uncharacterized protein LOC125234433 isoform X2: protein MSDSEFETIVPLNNKTGGAKAKKPVQKRKSDAANRSDSEREWEEIDAGTKKVKKPRQAKSPRTTSGASKKKTASNPFDVFELFPDDEAFAKNCPTPDQLRSSITQRVADGLTRRAADLEGEFFLELRVYNTADIRISTCANIVTPRILLPMLKSGTPRHLKTHIQNLPTSMT, encoded by the exons AT gTCGGACTCCGAGTTTGAAACTATTGTACCCCTAAATAACAAGACTGGAGGTGCGAAAGCGAAAAAACCGGTGCAGAAAAGAAAGTCCGATGCTGCTAATAG gtCCGATTCAGAACGAGAGTGGGAAGAAATTGACGCGGGGACCAAGAAGGTGAAGAAGCCTCGCCAGGCGAAATCTCCTAG GACTACTAGTGGAGCGTCTAAGAAAAAGACTGCCAGCAACCCCTTCGACGTCTTCGAGCTATTTCCTGATGACGAGGCATTTGCGAAAAATTGCCCTACACCAGACCAGCTACGCTCGTCTATAACTCAACGCGTGGCTGATGGATTGACTCGGCGTGCTGCTGATCTTGAGGGGGAGTTTTTCTTGGAGCTGCGAGTATACAACACCGCCGATATACGCA TTTCAACATGTGCGAACATTGTGACCCCGAGGATCCTTTTACCCATGCTCAAGAGTGGAACACCCAGACATTTGAAGACGCATATCCAGAACTTGCCAACAAGCATGACGTGA
- the LOC125234433 gene encoding uncharacterized protein LOC125234433 isoform X1: protein MSDSEFETIVPLNNKTGGAKAKKPVQKRKSDAANRSDSEREWEEIDAGTKKVKKPRQAKSPRTTSGASKKKTASNPFDVFELFPDDEAFAKNCPTPDQLRSSITQRVADGLTRRAADLEGEFFLELRVYNTADIRSELAEHKWKKALLAVKAQINNDTPQWEYLQKLTKHLRTLFDDAEVTFFHNKKG, encoded by the exons AT gTCGGACTCCGAGTTTGAAACTATTGTACCCCTAAATAACAAGACTGGAGGTGCGAAAGCGAAAAAACCGGTGCAGAAAAGAAAGTCCGATGCTGCTAATAG gtCCGATTCAGAACGAGAGTGGGAAGAAATTGACGCGGGGACCAAGAAGGTGAAGAAGCCTCGCCAGGCGAAATCTCCTAG GACTACTAGTGGAGCGTCTAAGAAAAAGACTGCCAGCAACCCCTTCGACGTCTTCGAGCTATTTCCTGATGACGAGGCATTTGCGAAAAATTGCCCTACACCAGACCAGCTACGCTCGTCTATAACTCAACGCGTGGCTGATGGATTGACTCGGCGTGCTGCTGATCTTGAGGGGGAGTTTTTCTTGGAGCTGCGAGTATACAACACCGCCGATATACGCAGTGAGTTAGCGGAGCATAAGTGGAAAAAGGCCCTTCTGGCAGTTAAAGCGCAAATAAATAACGATACTCCTCAGTGGGAATATCTACAAAAACTCACAAAGCATTTAAGAACTCTTTTTGACGATGCTGAAGTTACattttttcacaacaaaaaaggttaa